The segment ATATTGAACTTTAACGATTTTGGCCTCCATCCGGACTTAATGAATGGAGTGAAGGCATTGGGCTTTGAAAACGCCACCCCCATACAAATACAAGCAATCCCTGTTATCCTCAAGGGTTCAGATATGATTGCTTCTGCACAAACCGGAACAGGAAAGACCGCCGCATTTTTATTACCTATTATTAATCAAATATTGTCATCCCCCGATCGGGATTCCATTCAAGCACTTATCATTGTCCCAACAAGGGAGTTAGCCATCCAAATTGATCAACAAATGGAAGGCTTGTCCTATTTCTGTCAGATAAGCTCTCTGGCTGTATATGGAGGCAATGATGGAGGAAGTTTTACGCAGGAAAAAAATGCATTATCGCAAGGAGCAGATATGATTATTTGCACTCCGGGTAGGATGATTTCGCATTTGGCTCAAAATTACGTCAAGACTTCAAAACTCAAATTTCTTGTTTTGGATGAAGCCGACCGCATGCTCGATATGGGTTTTCATGAAGACATTCTTAAAATTATTAGTTATCTGCCGGAAAAGAGACAAAACTTAATGTTTTCGGCAACCATGCCTGATCAAATTAGGGTATTGGCGAGAAAGGTTTTAAACAATCCATTTGAAATTAATATTGCTGCTTCGAAGCCAGCCGAAAAAATCCTTCAAATTGCATATGTAGTTTACGACAATCAAAAGATTCCACTTGTATTGTA is part of the Bacteroidota bacterium genome and harbors:
- a CDS encoding DEAD/DEAH box helicase, translating into MNGVKALGFENATPIQIQAIPVILKGSDMIASAQTGTGKTAAFLLPIINQILSSPDRDSIQALIIVPTRELAIQIDQQMEGLSYFCQISSLAVYGGNDGGSFTQEKNALSQGADMIICTPGRMISHLAQNYVKTSKLKFLVLDEADRMLDMGFHEDILKIISYLPEKRQNLMFSATMPDQIRVLARKVLNNPFEINIAASKPAEKILQIAYVVYDNQKIPLVLYLLGNQKAKSVLIFCSTKSSAKALSRELKLLNLAVEDIHSDLDQMNREKVLMDFKNKKLNILVATDILSRGIDIEDIELIVNFDVPQDGEDYIHRIGRTARADADGVAITLISERDQGKFAVIEKLLEKEVYKGKVPIQFGDAPTYNPNSKRNTFKKFGRKKNK